A single Amphiura filiformis chromosome 8, Afil_fr2py, whole genome shotgun sequence DNA region contains:
- the LOC140159459 gene encoding uncharacterized protein has translation MINDALTEFDNNRMKVWKYVDDLTIGENRAIDDVTEVQQCLESLHEWSVSNKLKLNPSKCQAMSVYFGKNNPPDVDLRISEHSLAVVQKVKLLGVIIQNDLKWQGQVDNMHSKANGKMFMLRKLKEAGLNAGEILSVYKGYMRPVLEYAAPLWHAGLAQSQEDRLERIQKRVCKLLLGKEYKSYSDSRATLDLEPLHSRRLQICKEFASKAHASEKFSRWFPATDYSSSMTLRKPPKVKSYRWKTKRFKESPVPYMAELLNHA, from the coding sequence ATGATCAATGATGCGCTCACTGAGTTTGATAACAACAGAATGAAGGTTTGGAAGTATGTTGACGACCTTACAATAGGTGAAAATAGAGCCATTGATGATGTCACTGAGGTACAGCAGTGCTTGGAATCTCTCCATGAGTGGTCTGTCAGTAACAAACTTAAGTTGAATCCAAGTAAATGCCAAGCCATGAGTGTGTACTTTGGTAAAAACAATCCCCCGGATGTTGATCTACGCATCTCTGAGCACTCCCTGGCAGTAGTCCAGAAAGTCAAGTTGCTGGGAGTTATCatccaaaatgatttaaaatggcAAGGCCAGGTAGACAATATGCATTCCAAAGCtaatggaaaaatgttcatgtTACGCAAACTTAAAGAAGCAGGTCTCAACGCAGGTGAAATCCTCTCTGTCTACAAAGGTTATATGAGACCAGTGTTAGAGTATGCAGCCCCCTTATGGCATGCAGGTCTCGCTCAGAGCCAGGAGGACCGTCTGGAGAGAATTCAGAAACGTGTATGTAAGCTGCTCCTTGGAAAGGAGTATAAATCTTACTCCGACTCCCGTGCAACTCTGGATCTTGAGCCTCTACACTCCCGTAGACTGCAGATTTGCAAGGAGTTTGCCTCCAAAGCACATGCATCTGAAAAATTCTCCAGATGGTTCCCTGCCACTGACTATTCATCCTCAATGACCCTAAGAAAGCCCCCTAAAGTCAAGAGTTACAGGTGGAAAACCAAAAGATTCAAGGAAAGCCCAGTTCCATACATGGCTGAACTCCTGAATCATGCTTAG